One Prinia subflava isolate CZ2003 ecotype Zambia chromosome 17, Cam_Psub_1.2, whole genome shotgun sequence DNA segment encodes these proteins:
- the MLST8 gene encoding target of rapamycin complex subunit LST8 codes for MNAAQGTVGSDPVILATAGYDHTVRFWQAHSGICTRTVQHQDSQVNALEITPDRSMIAAAGYQHIRMYDLNSNNPNPVINYDGVSKNITSVGFHEDGRWMYTGGEDCMARIWDLRSRNLQCQRIFQVNAPINCVCLHPNQAELIVGDQSGAIHIWDLKTDHNEQLIPEPEVSVNSVHIDPDASYMAAVNSSGSCYVWNLTGGIGEEVTQLIPKTKIPAHNRYALQCKFSPDSTLLATCSADQTCKIWRTSNFSLMTELSIKSNNPGETSRGWMWDCAFSGDSQYIVTASSDNLARLWCVETGEIKREYSGHQKAVVCLAFNDSVLG; via the exons ATGAACGCGGCGCAGGGCACGGTGGGCAGCGACCCGGTGATCCTGGCCACGGCCGGCTACGACCACACGGTGCGGTTCTGGCAGGCGCACAGCGGCATCTGCACCCGCACGGTGCAGCACCAGGACTCC CAGGTGAACGCGCTGGAGATCACGCCGGACCGGAGCATGATCGCAGCCGCAG GGTACCAGCACATCCGCATGTACGACCTCAACTCCAACAACCCCAACCCCGTCATCAACTACGACGGCGTGAGCAAGAACATCACCTCGGTGGGCTTCCACGAGGACGGGCGCTGGATGTACACGGGCGGGGAGGACTGCATGGCCCGCATCTGGGACCTCAG GTCACGGAACCTCCAGTGCCAGCGCATCTTCCAGGTGAACGCTCCCATCAACTGCGTGTGCCTGCACCCCAACCAG gcagagctgatcgTGGGCGACCAGAGCGGGGCCATCCACATCTGGGACCTGAAGACTGACCACAACGAGCAGCTCATCCCCGAGCCCGAGGTGTCGGTGAACTCGGTGCACATCGACCCCGATGCCAGCTACATGGCAGCCGTGAACAGCTCG GGGAGCTGCTACGTGTGGAACCTGACGGGCGGCATCGGCGAGGAGGTGACGCAGCTGATCCCCAAGACCAAAATCCCGGCACACAACCGCTACGCCCTGCAGTGCAAGTTCAGCCCCGACTCCAC GCTCTTGGCCACCTGTTCTGCAGATCAGACATGCAAGATCTGGAGGACTTCGAACTTCTCTCTGATGACAGAGCTGAGCATTAAGAGCAACAACCCTGGGGAGACGTCCCGAGGCTGGATGTGGGACTGTGCCTTCTCAGGGGACTCCCAGTACATCGTCACAG CCTCCTCTGATAACCTGGCCAGGCTGTGGTGTGTGGAGACAGGAGAGATCAAGAGGGAATACAGTGGCCACCAGAAAGCCGTGGTCTGCCTGGCCTTCAATGACAGCGTGTTGGGATAA
- the BRICD5 gene encoding BRICHOS domain-containing protein 5, with translation MVVGDAAHKHRAADAGCCPPTPHAQAGSQFIRVTLQGQQDPLRNQTAVVDKARGTVTYYVTSQSNLSAVVLYDSRNGYVCYKALEQRACYLRRMEPWDLHTLQTALNTSEHSAEQLLHHNNQTKFYREFLGIVAGEQVEPRGLGEAVQALCEHSSISWVRRGHGPGRQRLIYLCIDICFPNNICVSICFYYLPE, from the exons ATGGTGGTGGGGGATGCTGCAcacaagcacagagcagctgatgcCGGGTGCTGCCCTCCCACTCCTCATGCCCAGGCTGGCTCCCAGTTCATCCGAGTGACgctccagggccagcaggacCCGCTGAGGAACCAGACAGCTGTGGTGGACAAGGCCAGGGGCACTGTCACCTACTACGTCACCTCGCAGAGCAACCTGAGCGCCGTGGTGCTGTACGACAGCAGGAAC GGCTACGTGTGCTACAAGGCGCTGGAGCAGCGAGCCTGCTACCTGAGGAGGATGGAGCCCTGGGACCTGCACACCCTGCAGACGGCTCTCAACACCTCTGAGCACAGT GCTGAGCAGCTGCTACACCACAACAACCAGACCAAGTTCTACCGGGAGTTCCTGGGCATCGTGGCAGGGGAGCAGGTGGAGCCCAGGGGCCTGGGGGAGGCTGTGCAGGCCCTGTGTGAGCACTCATCCATCTCCTGGGTGCGGAGAGGGCACG GGCCGGGGAGGCAGCGCCTCATCTACCTGTGCATTGACATCTGCTTCCCCAACAACATCTGTGTCTCCATCTGCTTCTATTACCTGCCTGAGTAA